The window TGCAATCAAAAGACTAACTGAGTGCCTAATCGATTCATGTATGTGCAGTAAATATTAACTTGTGGTGATATATTAAGCGGGTGTGATCCTAGCACAAAAGAATGCTTCTTATGCAGGCATCACTGCTTTTAATAACCACAAATGAATTGCATCAGCAACatgtttcaagtttaaaaatgcATAGGCTTCCAGATGTGATCCACCATTTTGGCATCCAGGTCGAGAATAACTCAAGAATGCATATAAAATGCTGATGAATGTTCATTGGATGACATGAATATTTGCAAGTAGTGCTTCTTGTTCTATATATATGGCTAAGATTGAACTGGGGCATCATTGTGGCTGCACAAAGCATCTCATGATCAGGAGACTTATTGGAATCAACCATGATTCTCGATGCTCTGttatcttgtatttattttatttatccaacatattcatgttgatttttcttaaaaaattagcaTCCATGTTGAGTTTAGATTCACTATCCATGGTGCGTCTGTTAAACTGGTTGTGATGTCCTGGTTCTTCTACAACACATTCACTGTCCAAGCTAACAATGTTTCGACACAAGGCATGTAAATTTTGGTTAGAACTTCTCTCCACTGACAATGTTTTAGTTGAAATGCCGAAAATGCGATGGTGTATGATTCATCTGTTAGCAAGAACAAAGGTATACAGTTTACCTAGCATAACAGGGATATAGAATTCCTTACATGGCATGAAAGTTTGCAAGAAGGCGTGGCGATTGAATCTTTATGCAACTCACAAAGGTCTTCTATCTTTGTTATTTCACCCTCAACTTTTTCCTTCTTGAATCCATTTAGAGTTCCATTTATTAAATAGGAGGATGACCCTCAAATTTAAGCTAAGAATTGACTGCAGATTTAGAGACTGGTTTGTCGCCTTGATAGCATCTCTCGACTCTACGTTCTCAATTGATCAGGTTTACACAGGAGTGATGGCGATGGGAGCAATAGGAATCTCGAAAAAAGCTTAAATTAATGAAGGTTAATCTCGAGGGGATCCTTGGAAACTGGTATTGTGTCAAGGCTTGGCATGAAAAACCAAGATTAAGACCGAGTCGGAACACAAAATGTACAGGCATGTGAAAAATATTGTAACTTCTCCAGGTCAATCCTCGCTAGCACATTAGTAAATATTAGGGTGTAGCTTAATGAAGGTTTACCTTGttcttaattttagaattttaaagaattaattgaaGTATGTATAAGCTGATCCGAGATCCacgattaaaataaaaataacaaatatttttaatttgaatatttttctttaaaagataaaaagtgCTTAAAGACCGTCATTACTGTTTGGGAACGCAATGCAAAccacgttcccaaaaaattcaaaaaaaaaattttcttttgttaaaatttaattggtttatacattttaaatcattttgatgtgctgatgtcaaaaataatttttaaaaaaataaaaaaaatcattagcatgcatttcagcacaaaaaattatttgaaaagcaaccgctactaTACTGCCAAACACATTCGCaagacaaataattttattgtgtgcTTAGTAGCGTTGTAGTTTTTGTAGttagaaaaatgattttaaaaaatattttaagttgttattttaaaaaatatatatttaattaaaattgttatgaaataaatttttacatgtaaaataaataaaaaatatatctctataaatgaaaaaaaaaagttattttaacttttataaaataaaatttaaaaagcaactatgTGTGgtatctaatataaaaaaacaagttatttaattaacaaaataaatttatctttatggTTTGACAAAAAGCAAAATCACcgtaataaattaataataaacaaacactTAAAAGTTTAGttattacttgtttttttttcttaacaaaaaattTTCTACACATCTTTTTTCAACGTGTTTttgcaattaaaaattttataaggaaaaattaaaaagtttatgtatacatgtaatcaaataaatcgagaattatatgtgttaataaatgaaaaaaaaactcataaatgataactaaaaataaaactaaaaaaaatgagaaacaagtctaaatcaagatatttaatcttacaACACGGAACATCTACCAgcttatgtttattaaaaattttattaaaataatttttttattcaatcaaacaataatagaaataaacacaaatattaaattgattgaattaaataaaataaaaaatattatgcaaggctacataataatagaaatattatttgaaaataatttttttattttaaaaaataaaattcacatatataaaagatataaaaaaaatcatagctgaattagaaaaacttttttgaaaattaaatgcataactaaaaaataaactttatttcaaataagttgtctaaacaaaataaaagagagaatgggttttaatataaatataaataaaaaaatatttgaaaaaaatataaaagaaacgttaatttgtaaaaaaaaatacaaacaaaaaaaaatcaagtgttgTTGAGTCTGGCAAGTCAAGTCAACTTGTCTAGCACTTGTCGTTAGGGCTCAAACACAGTGCAGGCCCACCTGActgggttatttttttgttgtatcaTATTATCCACtccattttgtttgaaaaaaatcaatgacacGTTGCCTGCAGGCcaaatattttttcctcttaCAAAAAATGTGTACATGCAAGCTTTTTCAATGCATtttgcacataaaaaaaaataagtgtaaACTAAAAAGATTATGTATACATATTGTTGCTACTCAAATTTTGACCCATGTTTATGCTCTcaggggttttttttattaattgtaataattaaaatattaataaatcaaaataaaagaaagaggcaTGATACGCATGCATTATCATCCCCCCACCAAACGAGTGGAGCATAGGATGTATTACGATTATCAAAATACACTGACCACCATGTCATCCAACGTGTCAGGTGGTGGCAAAGTTGTTGGTGTGGCGTGTTTAGCCTGGTTAGCGGTGATGGAGGTTTTTCCTCctccccttcttttctctcttttgtgCATTAGTTTTCATGCCAAgcctttaaaaattcaaatgtgTCGTTtggtttgtatttgttttaattttgcttctcgttcttttgatttctaattattttgattttaaagcttcttgaatttatttatttttgtttcaatttcatccctctgcattttatttcataattttttttatttaatttgatcattattcttctagttgctatttttttatcctttgcattaattcttttatatatcatcctttagaatttaatttaattttgttttgtttccaattttggtcctcaattttttcttgtttttttttcatccttttcttcatttattttgtttttcaatccctaattatttcctttcaattatttttttgtgcatgatttagtcctcattgtttttattttctatttgttttaattttcttacgattaacaatttttctttgttatttttttgtgtttgtcttCTACAATTATGAACAGGTCCATTAGTTTCGATGATTAACTCAATTTAagttttgtcttctttttaaatcctttataaattttattttttttccatttcatgaTTTGATATTGATTTATTGGCGCATGAGCTTCATGACTTATTCTCATTGCCCAAAAAACCCAATTTTCAAgctattttaactaaaaaaaaccttatcaaCACTTTCATAATACCTACAGACCATTCCATCAACTACAAATACCCAAAAAGTGgttcaaaaacccaaaatcaaaccTGTTTAGTTTTGACTTTCTTGATTTAGATCTAGTTTTTTCCTACCATAAAGTCTCTCTTATCTTATGAACCTGTGGATACTAAGAAAACCCATTTTAGTGGTTAGAAATGGAATAATCAATgaatttctctctcctctctagAATCTGGTAACctactctctcttctctctctaacCAGGAActgaaaaatatcataaattaactttgtgtataaaaattgattttttaaaaaattaaggggaCTTAAATGGTATATACTacgttatttttaaagattgaagACCTTAATGGATTTTTCATGCAATCTTTGGCTCGTTACCCATGATTCGATTAGAATCAACCTTCAATTAGAATCAAATTGCTCAAAATAAAACtatgaggaccaaaataaagcatacaaaaatatatagtgTCATCCATATTGTTTTGTGAAGGGGTTAATAGTGCCAGTTGCACGGTATTCACCCcacacattttaatttataaataattataaaattactcATCAATTATAGTTAATCTTTATCCCAAATGAATTTAGGATATCAATAATTTGGGATTGAATGtttcaataagaaaaagattttgagttttgaagaAACTTAATTGGActagttaaattataattataattaaaaaaaaaaactaaaagacatgAGGAAAACATTTGTTTCGAGACATAATACACTTTGGTTTCGcacattgtttttctttttttaatcattgaatttttttttataattgaattttttttttactttttttcttcaacattgCTTTGGTAGAGAATtgtgatttataatttattttgattttttttcatgagattgttattttaaaaaaaatcttcaaattaaGTTAGTGTGATTTTACTAAaaagaatttggttttttttttgtttataaaaaaatgaaaatgagggGATAAAAAGGAGgactctttcctttttattaagtgcattttgaaaaaaaaatagcttaaagatttttaaaatttattttgtatctaTGTAGGTTGAAACTTTTATGTTTTGGTCTATAagttcattttgtttatttttcaattacaagTTAAAGGAATCAGAGAGAAAGTCACAAAAAAATATCTACAAGTGAGAAAATTATCTCATGTTAATATTCTAACCACTAAAAAAAGTTATCTTGGTGTAATGAGTTGGAATTATCAATGAGAGTTCAATAAAGATGAGTTTTCCCTCTCATTATATCACCATCATCGTTgaagttttttcatttgatgattCTTCAAAGAGATCAAGGTTGTTGTATGgttgaaaactttttttttaagttttttagaaTGTTATCaggtgaaaaaattaaaaatttagtttttttaatctcaaaacttgaatcTTGATTTTGTGATTATTAGAAATGATCAGAAAATGTTGCAAACGATGACAAGCTATCTTTCATGGTAACGACTTGTTTATGTAAAAGAAGAACAAAGCAAATAACGTGTAATccactttattaaaaaaaacatttaaatcaaCCAAAGCAAGCTTGGTTCTCGGATAGTTGGCAAACAAACAAGATTGGCCTGCTAAGCTAAGCAGTGCTTgacttttttataattactttttcaaattaatatgattaaaatgctccttcttttttatttattttttactttgcattaattttaaattttaaatttaatcaatacACTCTCTCTTATGTTTAAAATTGTTtagttcacttttttttaattatttgttatttttaatattttgttatatttttataataatttaaagagaTTATCCccatttatctttaatttgttttctttcatgttatatagaaataaattgtatttgCATGATGTAttgatagaaataaaattagttgttctttgtaagaaaaaaaataatatctaggataaataaaaatatataaattaaaaaaagactcaaggttaaatatttatattgtaaaCTCCATAACAACATTGTAATATCCCATAATTTATATccataaaatagtttttttaagccTTGAAACTTAGAAaatcagataattttttttatataaaatacaagaCTATTACATTCTAGTTCTTACATTTTAATCTCCTTTTATTAATGAGTtgaatataaaactcaattcttaaaaattaatttaaaaaatcttaaattattcGGGTTAACCCGAAAAATTCACGACTCGGATTACGAGActaatataaattcataaaaaacagactaaaataaattatgaaactcaattctcagtaaatttaattttaaaggatgaaattaattttttttttttaaaaaaaattaatccaataaaaaatactttggtTGACGAAAAATTATTTCCCGATTAGttcttgttaataaaaataaatttgaatgaaTCAGTTTCATGTGCCTTTTCATTGGTTCTTTTCATATCTATACAGGGTTGGATGAGTGGAGAATtgaattggtagaaaaataaaaacgagAAATGGGCTCCAACAGGATTGCGTCAAAGAtaaaggatcaaattgtaaGTTTAGAAAGATAAATAGGGTTTTCAAGTAGTGCATTAAGAAATCCAGGGGTCTATTCAATCTTGTCCATTTACTTTTTAGTGTACCCTATAAATTCACAATCACATCTAGCGAAAACGAAAACCCTAGCCACCCCTAAAACACTCTCCAGCCGAACCTCCTAAGCTCGAGCAAGGGTTTTGCGTCTCTGCAGTCTACTACACCTTCTACCATGGTAAGATCACAAACCAACCCATATACGACCTTCAATCTTCTCTATGCTTCTATACTTTCCCTGGAAAATGATCGAAACTGTTGGAAATTCCCAACAACCGATcgattaatcatttttttctcggGATCCAAACAGAGGCATCGAACGGttctctaattgtttttttgtttgttgtcgGTGGTTTTCAGGCAGACGTTGAGGCCGATGTTGCTGCAGCAGGACAGCCAAAGAAGAGAACGTTCAAGAAGTTCAGTTTCAGAGGAGTAGATCTGGATGCTCTTCTGGACATGTCTACTGACGAGCTTGTCAAGCTCTTTCCTGCTCGTGCTCGCAGAAGGTGAGCGAGACAGaaacttatttttctctttttttttaatgcttttaaaTGCTCTTTTGGACATGTCTACTGACATCCGTGCTGTTTTGATGTCAGGTTTCAGAGGGGCTTGAAGAGGAAACCGATGGCACTTATCAAGAAACTTCGCAAGGCGGTACGTTTTTTCCTTTCTCGTGGTCTGCTGTctggtttaatttgatttggattttattgtttttttagaatagtTCTCAATgtattttgttataaattaaatgaaaaaataaactctGGTTGCCGTTATTTTTTTGTCCACCATATCTAATTCCTGTTATTGAGGCATGGAGGTCCATTGCATCGCATTTTAAGAAATATACCATGGAAGTATAACGGCCTctatttaaattcaatattaaagatttttcttttatttgttgtgGGTAGACTAGTAAGGACATTGATCCATTGACGGGACTTTACCACTAGAAGTTTATCTAGCATGTCaatggttgaacacttgaactAATTGGCCAGCCAAGTCAATAATATGGCTGCCAGATTGTGATATACAAGTACCTAATTCTTTGGGACTTTCTTTTCACCTTGATGGGAATCTGTTTTCCAATGCTAGGGAAGATGATCTTACCAATGAAGTAAACATGTCACCAGAATAATACTATCATTTTTAAGGTGGTGCTGCATTGTAGTCCGTGGTTTCTATGGCAGGAACATCTTCCCAGAATGGACAGTTGGTCTGTTCTTCATTTATGGCTGTtatggatttctgttttgctttGATTGTAAGCATCATTGAGCTGTTATAGTCTGTCAGGATTGTTGCATGACTTTGTAAATGTTATGTTTATTGATGCTTATCTTACATTCTGTTTGGGAGGGTAGAAAGTAGGAGGAAAGAAAACTATGGGCATGCAAGTTTGAAGGGGAAGTGATTCTTTTCTGTTTGGGAGTTTGAAGGAAAATGATGGGAGTGCGTGATGACAAAGGAGGGGAAAAATAAGTCCTTTGGCTCGCCATTTCCTGTCTCAACAATCTTAAGGAGAAAGTGGAGGAAATGGAACTCTCACATTTTATTATGTGATTTTACATATTTATCCTTGATTGAATGTCAAGTGTAACTATTTCAAATGTGGATCTGCAATTCTCTTACCAAGaaaatttttctttcctcttttcaaataaattaaataactttCCCCTCATTTCATTCCATCCAAATATgaaaagagaaaactacttGCTGTCATTATTTTCATCCCCTCGTCTTCTCTCCCCTACTTTCTATCCATCCAAACTTGGTGTTAGCCCTAATTTTGCGAATATCATTTCCCATTGAGTGTTAAAAACATGCTGTTTAACTATCCATGGTGTTATGCTTTGGAACTGCTACACATTGATTTTGTAAGGTTGAATGGTGCATGTATTTGGTTGAAAGGCTATATGTAGAACCAAGAACTCACTTTTTAGTTTTCATTGTCATTCAACCAACCTTTGTACTCCATCCGTCCGATAAAGAGAATCCTATTGGGCTGGTAACACATTAAGAGAAGCATTAAATACTATGTCTTTTTTGGTGCTCAATTCTTTGATATTTTGACAAGAGACATGTTGGGACACCTAATAAGGAAACGACTCTATTGGTGGGATGGAGGGTGTAGTTTTATTTTGCTTGGTCGCAATTTTGTTTATGATCGTGAGATGTCTGCATTCCATTTTTCCTGATATGTCATTAGAAGTCTGTTGATGTGCAAAATTGATATGAATGCTTTCTGaaactttttttatgtgttatcTTGAACAGAAAAGGGAGGCGCCACCCGGTGAGAAACCAGAACCAGTCAGGACTCACCTTCGCAACATGATCATAGTACCTGAAATGATCGGAAGTGTCATTGGTGTGTACAACGGCAAAACCTTTAATCAAGTTGAAATCAAGCCTGAAATGATAAGCCATTATTTAGCTGAGTTCTCGATCTCCTACAAGCCCGTTAAGCATGGAAGGCCTGGAATTGGTGCTACCCACTCCTCAAGGTTTATTCCTCTCAAGTGAAGATTTTGCATATGCGGTATCTGTTGTTTCATGTCATGGACGTGCGTTTTGTTTCTGTCACTTCTTGATTGagtagtttttaatttcactgcatttcttgaaaaatatcttctcaagtttgaacaagaaaatttgtCTGGTTTTATTTCAACTTATATTATGCTAAAGAGACTGAGACTCTCGTTGCATCAGTGCCTTGGCTGGGTTCTCCTTCGACAAAGGAGTGAACCGTTATTAGTATTTGTTGAGATTATGATGTGTTCAACCTGAGAGTATTATTTGCTTAACAATCCATATCTTTTAACACTAGGTTAGAAGAACTCTTGCTTTCTCAACAGCGGGTagtttttttggtgaaaatcaGCAATGGTAAAATGCAAAtctaaacttatttttcattatggaCTCGGTCAACAGTTAACGTGATTATTTTCGTTCTAGTTCATCGTTCCAATTTCTTGATATTCACCTAATTTGTCATCCCAAGCATCCTTATTCCTcgtaatcatttttttttttaatatttattcaaataattctcatagttttagtttattgtttaaactaattttttaatctagttTGAGTACAGTAGCTTTCAAAAGTACATTTGCTTAGAAAGTGTTAAATggttcttttttcaaaaaatattaatttaaaattttttgataaaaataattttaaaagtagaaGTTGAGGTAAAAGTATTTCGAAAAtgctgaaattttttatttgtttatttttttaatgtttttttattttttaatgttaaaataaattttaaaaataaaaaaatatttttaatgttttttttattaaaagaatagaaGGAAATAGATAGAAGGGTTAGGGGAGTGACCAATTGGGCTTATGTAGAGCTCAATAAGTCAGTCCGATCATTGCAAATATGGCCTGTTAAGTAGATGTTACagtgaaaatttttatttttttataatgctcAACGTTTCAAAGTATGATATGTTAACTTTTTACCAACTAATAGTTTCTATAATAATCATTATCATCCTGTTATTTTTATCATCCCTCCACGCTTTCGAGCTTGCCGACGCCATTTGAATTCTTGCATCATTCCTAGAGCTATGCCTACCTGCCTATGGTGggctattattatcatcataacATCAAAAATATCCCCGCTGTCTCAGCCTACCACTCCGATTCATAAATGTTGTCCGGCAAGGAGACAGTTCATGTACCCAGAAAATGTAGGTTAGcgtgtttattattttaaatttaaaatatttttttatttgaaatgttttaaaatgatatttatttatttattaaaatttattttttataataatacatcaaaataattttaaaaaattaaaatatttgaaaataacatttccaccacaaaaataaataagatttaaataaatatttgaaaatgtgGTAGAtgttgagagataaaaaaaaatgaaaaaacaagaaaatataacttttatgGGTAAGGTTTGTATATAGTTGGGATATACCTATTCTAAACCTcaacttttattatatttttaaacacactCTAACTCCCACTTCTCAAAAACTCCAAACTTAACACGTTTATTAAACTCAGATTAATAGGTCAAGCTAGATTTAGTGATTCAGGatctaatctaaaaatactttaaaaaaaattcaatttaaagttgataggttaaaatttaatttgattttttttatcaaaataaatttttaaaaataatagtcttaactaaaaaaattttaaatttacctaATTTAATTAGGATTAATCTAATTATTCAACCTCTAACATTAACGGATGTTACTTGCATGATTCCTACCGAccaattattagtattattgatAAAACTATATTGTTCATTAGCTTTTTGGTGAGTTATTTCTTTATCTGTCTACATGACTTCATTtactacttgattttttttcttcaaaattagatgtttttaaatcttattttcaattatattcatcaaaataatatctttcaGGGTAGAAACCATCTAACATCCATGCATGCACAGACACGTCAGCTTCGTTCTATTtgtctaaaaagaaaaatattgtgatAAAAAATATCCATCAAGCATGCATTCATAGTCATCACAAAAACTCTCACTCCCCTCCTGTACTAGTCTCTCGAATTCTCTCCTTGTTTCAAAACCCTTCTTCTTGGTTTGCATGGTGCCCTCCACCCTCGCCAATATCTctctattttaaatatttcaaaggtTTGTTTACAGCAAGGACTACAATGGTTTTGATTGGCTCAATCCATTGTCTGGTTTATGGTGTTTTCCTCGTAAAACTGGTCTTCTctgttgttcatcttcttctccataTATAACAAATCGAGAAGCATTGGGAAGAATCACGTTTTAAGTAATATATACCAGTAGATCACATAATTGCAAAACCTGTGATCAGCTGACAACAGCTGCTTCGGGCTGGGTTCGGGTGTTTGTTTTAGagtttttagtctttttaaattatttttgttcggaaaagtaattaattgatgtttctaatgttttaatgtaaaaaaataaattattttaatatatttttaattcaataatattttttaaaataattatacctgaaaataaagaaaaaaaaaacattccatAGTACAAATGCTAGATTACTATTCAATTTGATCCAGCTTGGTTTATTACCTCGTGATGTATTATGTGATTTTGAAACCTAATATTTGGTATATTAACTCGTgatttgattgagttaattatatttaatgaattaatattaattttttaaaaaaatataaaaaatattattattttaatataaatttaattaaaattaatttaacaatccTGAATTAATCCAACAACTCAAAAAcctggatttgttttttcataatagATTATTAATTACATTAGACAATTATCTTAACCATTGTTACAAAACATGGCTAGTGTTATAGGTCAAGTAGATCAAccgaaacaaattatattaatagaaaataatattatatttttaaaaataaatacaatattttttatttttttaaaatcaaaccgaCTCATCTATCgcttgatttaaaaataaaacacagctCGTTATAGTCTTACGATACACAAGCCATTGGATTGGCCCGACAAAACCGCTCCTAACTACTGCTCAATGGAgtcatatcaattaaaaacataaatctcTCGTCCCTGCACGTGAGAATCACATGAAGAAGACCACGCATTGGCTGGTCAATTACGGAggtatttgaaattattataatgattattttttaaaatattttttatttaaatatgtattaaaatatttttttaatttttaaaattaacatattaaaacaattaaaataaataattagcatGACACCAAACCAAAACTATATATGCCATAAGTCATTACTAGTATTCTTCACATAGAgccttttaattaaaataaaaaataattaaaaaccccCTAATTACCG is drawn from Populus nigra chromosome 5, ddPopNigr1.1, whole genome shotgun sequence and contains these coding sequences:
- the LOC133695329 gene encoding small ribosomal subunit protein uS19x-like, which produces MADVEADVAAAGQPKKRTFKKFSFRGVDLDALLDMSTDELVKLFPARARRRFQRGLKRKPMALIKKLRKAKREAPPGEKPEPVRTHLRNMIIVPEMIGSVIGVYNGKTFNQVEIKPEMISHYLAEFSISYKPVKHGRPGIGATHSSRFIPLK